A stretch of the Saccharolobus caldissimus genome encodes the following:
- the nuoH gene encoding NADH-quinone oxidoreductase subunit NuoH, with amino-acid sequence MSVLSAIEYYFFYPSFFLTVFFPGLIFTLLFLLVTIWFERKAAAIVQLRYGPYYASKRIGGLLQLFADAIKFVFSEIIIPNGVNPILYALSPILIVIFAFLPIELIPISTIPYRGSLFSIYYNLFYDPEIHQGILVPFFAQYNLIAVIALESLYPIFIIFLAWNTNNRFAIVGSIREAYLSVSYDVLIILSTLSLAIEYHTLDIAKIVTSGIPGFIANPIAAFVFLVAMLIGSSRFPFEIVEAETELVIGPYTEYSGFLFVLTMAGSYVANLVYAILFVDLFIGGWLPFTGFVGALYTVFKAALVVFFAVFLRSVYGRYRIDQALRGSWKYFFPLALAALLLGVVVGYIWIR; translated from the coding sequence ATGAGCGTTCTATCTGCAATTGAATATTATTTCTTTTATCCATCATTTTTCCTAACTGTATTTTTCCCAGGATTAATATTTACACTTCTTTTTTTGTTAGTAACAATATGGTTTGAGAGAAAAGCCGCAGCAATAGTTCAATTACGATATGGTCCTTACTACGCATCTAAAAGAATCGGAGGTTTATTGCAGCTATTTGCTGATGCTATTAAATTTGTTTTCTCTGAGATAATCATACCTAATGGAGTTAATCCAATACTATATGCGTTATCTCCAATATTAATCGTAATATTTGCGTTTTTGCCAATTGAATTAATACCTATTTCCACAATACCATATCGTGGTTCTCTCTTCTCTATATATTATAATCTATTTTATGATCCAGAAATTCATCAAGGCATTTTAGTACCATTTTTTGCACAATATAACTTAATAGCAGTAATAGCGTTAGAATCATTATATCCAATTTTTATAATATTTTTAGCTTGGAATACTAATAATAGATTTGCAATAGTTGGTTCAATAAGAGAGGCATATTTATCAGTATCATATGATGTCTTAATAATATTATCAACATTATCTTTAGCGATAGAGTATCATACATTAGATATAGCTAAAATAGTTACGTCTGGTATTCCAGGATTCATAGCAAATCCTATAGCCGCTTTCGTCTTTCTTGTTGCTATGTTAATAGGATCTTCTAGATTTCCATTTGAAATAGTAGAAGCTGAGACGGAGCTAGTTATAGGTCCTTATACTGAATATAGTGGATTTTTATTTGTCTTAACAATGGCTGGTTCCTATGTTGCAAATCTAGTTTATGCTATATTGTTTGTAGATTTATTTATAGGAGGTTGGCTACCATTTACTGGGTTCGTGGGCGCATTATATACTGTTTTTAAGGCAGCCTTAGTTGTGTTTTTTGCAGTTTTCTTGAGAAGTGTATATGGCAGATATAGGATTGATCAAGCTTTAAGAGGCAGCTGGAAATATTTCTTCCCTCTTGCACTAGCGGCTTTATTATTGGGCGTGGTGGTGGGTTATATATGGATAAGGTAA
- the nuoI gene encoding NADH-quinone oxidoreductase subunit NuoI: MDKVKEYKKENVFSLFSEHLQSIATGIKYLVRPQRITLQYPEDSLTLPTGYRGMIRLYKDVCIGCTLCALICPADAMKMVTESGKKFPQINYGRCVFCGFCVDVCPVDALKETRVHDLAFNSRKDLIFDPDRFNQDIDSVPLENKPVRKVKAVIDENKGIKYVPTDE; the protein is encoded by the coding sequence ATGGATAAGGTAAAAGAATATAAAAAAGAAAATGTATTTAGTTTATTTTCAGAACATTTACAGTCAATAGCTACTGGTATAAAATATCTTGTAAGGCCTCAAAGAATAACTCTTCAATATCCAGAGGACAGTCTAACTTTACCGACTGGATATAGAGGTATGATAAGACTTTATAAAGATGTATGTATAGGGTGTACTTTATGTGCTTTAATATGCCCAGCTGATGCCATGAAAATGGTAACAGAGAGTGGAAAGAAATTCCCTCAGATAAATTATGGTAGGTGTGTATTCTGTGGATTTTGTGTAGATGTTTGCCCAGTAGATGCATTAAAAGAGACTAGAGTCCATGACTTAGCCTTTAATTCAAGAAAGGATCTGATATTTGACCCAGATAGGTTTAATCAAGATATAGATAGCGTCCCATTAGAAAATAAACCTGTTAGAAAAGTTAAGGCTGTAATTGACGAGAATAAGGGGATTAAGTATGTTCCCACCGACGAGTGA
- a CDS encoding NADH-quinone oxidoreductase subunit J family protein, translating to MFPPTSELVQLILFTFFGIMAIAFAIYIVRAKNVFYGAVSLAFLGVSIAALIALEAPLTYGIYSVFHILLYVGATVTFLAVSLVMFKDLEVKIPKGSIGILAGGAVSVLFLITVYISLSQVTVTSLKPINFTILADNILETYWFPLIILIIALLTTLIEAISLARRD from the coding sequence ATGTTCCCACCGACGAGTGAACTCGTACAGCTTATATTATTCACTTTTTTTGGTATCATGGCAATAGCATTTGCTATTTACATAGTTAGGGCAAAAAACGTATTTTACGGAGCAGTAAGTTTAGCGTTTTTAGGAGTAAGTATTGCAGCATTAATTGCATTAGAGGCGCCATTAACTTACGGTATTTACTCGGTTTTCCATATACTTCTTTACGTTGGAGCTACTGTTACATTTCTTGCGGTTTCCTTAGTGATGTTTAAGGACTTAGAGGTGAAAATTCCAAAGGGTTCAATAGGTATATTAGCTGGTGGTGCAGTTTCTGTGCTATTTTTAATAACAGTTTATATTTCATTATCACAAGTTACTGTAACTAGTCTTAAACCAATCAATTTTACTATATTGGCTGATAATATTTTAGAGACTTATTGGTTTCCATTAATTATTCTAATTATAGCTTTATTAACTACTTTAATTGAAGCTATATCGCTTGCTAGGAGGGATTAA
- a CDS encoding NADH-quinone oxidoreductase subunit NuoK — MEVLGILGIIISGILIGIGFYGLSSTSNIIRVLLSSEIILNSSILFVFSFSSIVGMIYKPIIFSLFAIGMALTEVIVAFAAIILYYRQKGKLEVE; from the coding sequence ATGGAAGTTCTTGGGATTTTAGGGATTATAATTTCGGGGATTTTAATAGGGATAGGATTTTATGGATTATCTTCAACATCAAATATTATCAGAGTTTTATTATCATCAGAGATAATATTGAATTCTTCAATTTTATTTGTTTTTTCTTTTTCTAGTATAGTTGGTATGATATATAAGCCTATTATTTTTTCTCTGTTTGCAATAGGTATGGCATTAACTGAGGTTATCGTAGCTTTTGCGGCTATTATTTTGTATTATAGGCAGAAAGGTAAGTTGGAGGTGGAGTAA
- a CDS encoding proton-conducting transporter membrane subunit, which translates to MYHILFSILFISFILSILIFFTRSKFISFILSLISIVINIPYLLMLGDYENIFISKYVGDFGVVVNNLNYPFIITILVITILTTVYSLRYMEHKFKEEGHSNWGLYYGLYTLFSLAMLYTVVSINLLELYIFLEISLISSFLLIALYGYGDRRRISLMYFIWTHVGTILLLASIIIIGLTTGTMNIYVNAYKFMDYSTIPYSVLIFIIAVIGMFVKGAQAGFNIWLPYAHGEAPTPISVLLSPNMVGLGIFVVILYYYLFPTLGFLAPIFVAWAIITMIYGGINALAQRDFKRFLAYSSVSQMGYMLLGASISFFSGLTSSISYLPIGIIASTLVYMSHGFGKALLFMSAGASITELNERNIEKLGGFYLSSPLHTSLAFIGLLNLLGLPPTIGLISEALLIFSVGTIIDKVGLVGFVVLVAFIMIAIGTSSAYASYLFKKVYSGRKEARNIDNILEYSIPMVLIAAISIMLFFIPQVISPSLSFVQLFTNSLIIPIIVFLPIIGSLIALITPKSINQDIRGAIVVVMIGISMILSAILLINNLGMPLFGSPRFSFSFGYLQMSSNLLQSILALFVSSLSFFIALYSIGYMREDKVLRRYWGFFGLFVTSMLSVVLANNVLFFIAGWEGTSLASYGLISYWLDDNDKNVVGDFGRKIFGIEYISRPTTSGIRALVFTRVGDVGLLAVLGYLISLSGYNYILYPISNITNTVFSSLHSLSLQPIAWILLLILFLGGLSKSAQFPFTQWLLTAMTGPTPVSALIHAATMVNLGAILTFLIYPYIQLNQYTYLFFEIMVGITLFTALYTSVNALATNEQKVILANSTADQISLMIFSSSLGALLGNVALGIVIGLIQMIAHGIYKASLFMNAGSVIHYTESRYVSSKPLLYKELKSVFILQLIAALNLANLPPLIGFWAHNFIGNLASSFPNIFYIYIILEFLGAIYILRYVVRTFLWRGESSAEHSHGPLSTIMIVSPAILVLSSIVLGGLYLNISSFFGIVKYTEIDFISLTLSVLGWIIAFTLYSRTLNITSIKPLVDFGYYGWYVNPSFDKLGYGFLSFSNSLFNAFEKGVIDVGLNVKLPNSVIKLGSRIYNVVEDHVLGDYIMLYAWGVVILLIILLIIFGVIG; encoded by the coding sequence ATGTATCATATTTTATTTTCAATATTATTTATCTCATTTATATTATCAATATTAATCTTTTTTACAAGGTCTAAGTTTATCTCATTTATATTAAGTTTGATTTCAATTGTAATAAATATTCCATATTTACTTATGTTGGGAGACTATGAAAATATATTTATTTCGAAATATGTTGGAGATTTTGGAGTTGTAGTAAATAATCTCAATTATCCATTTATTATTACAATACTAGTAATAACTATTCTTACTACAGTCTACTCGCTTAGATATATGGAGCATAAGTTTAAGGAAGAAGGACATTCTAATTGGGGTCTATATTATGGATTATATACGTTATTTTCTCTTGCAATGCTTTATACGGTAGTGTCAATTAACCTACTTGAGCTATATATATTTCTTGAAATTTCATTAATTTCCTCGTTTTTACTTATAGCATTATACGGATACGGCGATAGAAGAAGAATTAGCTTAATGTACTTTATATGGACTCATGTAGGAACAATCCTATTATTGGCATCAATTATAATAATAGGACTTACAACTGGTACAATGAATATTTACGTGAATGCATATAAATTTATGGACTATTCCACGATCCCATATAGTGTTTTGATATTTATAATAGCAGTAATAGGAATGTTTGTAAAAGGTGCTCAAGCTGGATTTAATATTTGGTTGCCATATGCTCACGGTGAGGCTCCTACTCCTATTTCAGTTTTATTAAGTCCTAATATGGTAGGGTTAGGTATATTCGTAGTAATATTGTATTATTATTTATTTCCTACTTTAGGATTTTTAGCACCTATATTCGTCGCATGGGCAATTATAACTATGATATATGGAGGTATTAACGCATTGGCACAAAGAGATTTTAAAAGATTCTTAGCGTATTCTAGCGTTTCTCAAATGGGTTATATGTTACTTGGTGCGTCAATTTCATTTTTCTCCGGCTTAACTTCTTCGATATCATATTTGCCTATAGGGATTATAGCAAGTACGTTAGTTTACATGTCTCATGGTTTCGGTAAGGCATTACTCTTCATGAGCGCTGGCGCATCTATAACAGAACTTAACGAACGAAATATAGAAAAACTAGGCGGATTTTACCTATCTTCTCCTCTTCATACTTCTTTGGCGTTTATAGGTTTATTAAATCTTTTAGGACTGCCCCCTACGATCGGTCTAATCAGCGAGGCATTACTGATATTCTCTGTAGGTACGATAATAGATAAAGTAGGTTTAGTAGGTTTTGTAGTTCTAGTGGCCTTTATTATGATTGCGATAGGTACATCGTCAGCTTATGCTTCTTATTTATTTAAGAAAGTATATTCTGGAAGAAAGGAAGCTAGAAACATTGATAATATACTAGAGTATTCAATACCTATGGTTTTAATAGCTGCTATTAGTATTATGCTATTCTTTATACCGCAAGTAATTTCACCTTCTTTGTCATTTGTACAATTATTTACGAATTCGTTAATAATACCTATTATAGTATTTTTACCTATTATAGGTTCATTAATTGCTTTAATTACGCCAAAGAGTATAAACCAGGATATTAGAGGAGCAATTGTTGTAGTCATGATAGGAATCTCGATGATTTTATCTGCAATTCTCTTAATAAATAATTTAGGAATGCCGTTATTCGGTTCTCCAAGATTTTCATTTTCCTTTGGATACCTTCAGATGAGTTCTAATTTATTACAATCTATTCTAGCTTTATTTGTATCATCTTTATCGTTCTTTATAGCGTTGTACAGCATTGGATATATGAGAGAAGATAAAGTGTTAAGAAGATATTGGGGTTTCTTTGGACTTTTCGTTACATCTATGTTATCTGTAGTATTGGCGAATAACGTTCTATTCTTTATTGCAGGATGGGAAGGTACAAGTTTAGCATCATATGGATTAATTAGTTACTGGCTTGACGATAATGATAAAAACGTAGTAGGAGATTTCGGAAGGAAAATCTTTGGCATTGAGTACATTTCGAGACCTACTACGAGTGGAATAAGAGCTCTAGTGTTTACTAGAGTTGGAGATGTAGGGTTATTGGCAGTACTAGGATATTTAATATCATTATCTGGCTATAATTATATATTATATCCAATTTCTAATATAACTAATACAGTATTTTCTTCTTTGCATTCATTATCTTTACAACCCATAGCATGGATACTATTACTAATTTTATTTTTAGGCGGGTTATCTAAAAGTGCGCAGTTCCCATTTACGCAATGGCTCCTGACAGCTATGACTGGGCCCACACCCGTTAGTGCTTTAATACATGCAGCTACAATGGTTAATTTAGGGGCAATTTTAACATTTCTTATATATCCATATATTCAGCTTAATCAATATACTTATTTATTCTTTGAAATTATGGTAGGTATAACGCTTTTTACAGCCTTATATACTAGCGTAAACGCACTTGCTACCAATGAACAAAAAGTAATTTTAGCTAATTCTACTGCAGATCAGATATCCTTAATGATATTTTCCTCTTCCCTTGGCGCGTTATTAGGAAACGTGGCCTTAGGAATTGTTATAGGTTTAATTCAAATGATTGCACACGGTATTTATAAGGCATCACTGTTCATGAATGCAGGCTCAGTAATACACTACACTGAAAGTAGATATGTGTCATCTAAACCATTACTATACAAAGAATTAAAATCAGTTTTCATATTGCAACTTATTGCCGCACTTAACTTGGCTAACTTACCACCATTAATTGGCTTTTGGGCTCATAACTTTATAGGTAATTTAGCGTCTAGTTTTCCAAACATATTTTATATTTATATCATTCTAGAATTTCTAGGAGCGATTTATATTTTAAGATATGTAGTCAGAACTTTTCTATGGAGAGGAGAAAGTTCGGCTGAGCATAGTCATGGTCCTTTAAGTACAATAATGATCGTAAGTCCTGCAATATTGGTTTTATCTTCAATTGTATTAGGTGGACTTTATTTGAACATTTCCTCTTTCTTTGGAATCGTTAAATACACAGAAATAGACTTTATTAGCTTAACTTTATCAGTATTAGGATGGATAATAGCGTTCACATTGTATTCAAGGACACTGAATATTACTTCTATAAAACCATTAGTAGATTTTGGCTATTATGGTTGGTATGTAAATCCTAGTTTTGATAAGCTAGGTTATGGATTTTTGTCATTTTCTAATAGTTTATTTAATGCTTTTGAGAAAGGTGTAATAGATGTAGGGCTAAACGTTAAATTGCCTAATTCAGTAATTAAATTAGGATCTAGAATTTATAATGTAGTAGAAGATCATGTGCTGGGAGACTATATAATGCTGTATGCGTGGGGTGTAGTAATTCTTTTAATTATATTGTTGATTATATTTGGGGTGATTGGATAA
- the nuoN gene encoding NADH-quinone oxidoreductase subunit NuoN — translation MVSILYYLPILIPSILILFLSIFVLFADNGDDNRFRKIIWISSIILIINIIYIIYSWSSGLVNYDLFSNNLQIDVPGYFFSITALAIGALAIILSKDNLLTWRTRSSMVSLMLLSILGLLYMSFANNIVIILTTWAISSAASYAITMLHKDYMSVDAGIKYLIMGLVSSSLMIIGFASYIVSTNSLFFTQSVIYPNIFYLSIVFISIAFLFKMGAFPFQAWLPDVYTYADRTSVAFISSIGKLVGIIPLFRVIYLSDPNTIEIVIFIVISIASMIVGNITAFSRRDVAAILSFSSITQMGYILIGFAMFPISPAIAIIGILVQSLAYGIAQVGLFGIVSHVEKVSGTSDISGLRGIASKDKFLAFAVSILILSLLGIPPIFGFWGKLFLFESSFTFPWLTIIAVLNSAISAGYYIPIIREMFREGEFELVRSSERDIALVSAILSIVLGIVIPLIFQILVIQIG, via the coding sequence ATGGTAAGTATATTATATTATTTACCAATTTTAATACCTTCAATTTTAATTTTGTTTTTATCTATTTTCGTGTTATTTGCAGATAATGGCGACGATAATAGATTCAGAAAAATTATCTGGATTTCATCTATAATTTTGATAATAAATATAATTTATATTATTTATTCATGGAGTAGTGGATTAGTTAACTATGATTTATTTTCGAATAATCTTCAAATAGATGTTCCAGGGTACTTTTTCTCTATTACTGCCTTGGCTATAGGAGCTTTAGCGATAATACTTAGTAAAGATAACTTGCTTACTTGGCGTACTAGATCGTCTATGGTATCATTGATGTTATTAAGCATTTTAGGTTTGTTATATATGTCATTTGCAAATAACATTGTGATTATACTAACTACTTGGGCAATTTCTTCAGCAGCAAGCTATGCAATTACAATGCTACATAAGGATTATATGTCAGTTGACGCAGGTATTAAGTATTTAATTATGGGACTAGTATCGAGTTCGTTAATGATTATAGGTTTTGCCTCCTATATTGTGTCCACAAATTCCTTATTCTTTACGCAATCAGTAATATATCCTAATATATTTTACCTTTCTATAGTATTTATATCAATAGCATTTCTATTTAAAATGGGTGCGTTTCCATTCCAAGCCTGGTTACCAGATGTGTATACTTACGCGGATAGGACATCTGTTGCATTTATTTCTAGTATAGGTAAACTAGTTGGTATAATTCCGCTATTTAGGGTAATATACTTATCTGATCCAAATACTATTGAAATAGTAATATTTATAGTAATTTCAATCGCCAGCATGATAGTAGGTAATATAACCGCGTTCTCCAGAAGAGATGTGGCCGCAATTTTATCTTTTAGTTCTATTACACAAATGGGATATATTTTAATAGGCTTTGCAATGTTTCCAATATCTCCAGCTATAGCAATTATTGGAATTTTAGTTCAATCACTTGCTTACGGCATCGCTCAAGTTGGTTTATTTGGGATTGTAAGTCATGTGGAAAAAGTTTCTGGAACTTCTGACATCTCAGGTTTAAGAGGAATAGCCTCAAAAGACAAATTCTTAGCATTTGCAGTATCAATTCTCATTCTAAGTCTTTTAGGAATACCACCAATATTCGGATTTTGGGGGAAGTTATTCTTATTTGAGAGCTCATTTACTTTCCCGTGGTTAACTATTATAGCAGTGTTAAATAGTGCAATATCCGCAGGTTATTATATACCTATAATTAGAGAGATGTTCAGAGAAGGCGAATTTGAGTTAGTTAGGAGTTCTGAGAGGGACATAGCTTTAGTTTCAGCAATTTTAAGTATAGTTCTGGGTATAGTTATTCCGCTAATCTTTCAAATTTTGGTGATCCAAATTGGTTAA
- a CDS encoding inositol-3-phosphate synthase, whose protein sequence is MVKVALVGVGNVAAALLQALEFVRNGKSIYGILNLPISPLDIEIVAAFDIDKRKVNRKLKEAIFTKPNVVEKYIDVKNDVIVLRGPTYDGNSGILSTIIEESEEKPVDVVNVLKREKVDVVLNLLPTGAVEASRFYAKASLEANASFINVTPSPIAKELGKDFEKKNIPVLGDDLLSQVGGTITHAGIIEFLKSRGVKVIKSYQIDIAGSTEALVTLEDWRKDLKKGIKSSYISSYSNGAEIVAGTSDYVEFLKDRRVSYIVIEGIYGIGVPIRIDISLKTYDSINAISPLIDLIRIAKLLMDKRIGGAVKEVCSYYFKSPPEKFESISAAKQMLEKFLNNLL, encoded by the coding sequence TTGGTTAAAGTAGCTTTAGTAGGAGTTGGAAACGTAGCTGCAGCGTTATTACAAGCGTTAGAGTTTGTGAGAAACGGCAAATCAATATATGGTATATTAAATCTCCCAATAAGCCCATTAGATATAGAGATAGTCGCGGCTTTCGATATAGATAAAAGAAAAGTTAATAGGAAGTTAAAAGAGGCAATATTTACTAAGCCTAATGTAGTTGAAAAATATATTGATGTAAAAAATGACGTTATTGTTTTAAGGGGACCTACATATGATGGTAATTCTGGAATTCTTTCTACTATTATCGAGGAATCTGAAGAAAAACCAGTAGATGTGGTAAATGTTTTAAAAAGAGAAAAAGTGGACGTAGTGCTTAATTTATTACCTACTGGAGCTGTGGAAGCTAGTAGGTTTTATGCAAAAGCTTCTCTTGAGGCTAATGCATCATTTATAAATGTAACTCCCTCTCCAATAGCTAAAGAGTTAGGTAAAGATTTTGAGAAAAAGAATATTCCAGTATTGGGTGACGATTTATTAAGTCAAGTAGGAGGTACTATAACACATGCCGGAATTATAGAGTTTTTAAAAAGCAGAGGTGTAAAGGTTATCAAATCTTATCAAATAGATATAGCTGGATCTACTGAAGCGTTAGTTACATTAGAGGATTGGAGAAAGGACCTTAAGAAGGGTATAAAATCATCATATATATCATCCTATTCTAATGGGGCAGAGATAGTTGCTGGTACTTCAGATTACGTAGAGTTCCTTAAAGATAGAAGGGTAAGTTACATAGTAATAGAAGGTATATACGGTATAGGAGTACCCATAAGGATTGATATATCGTTAAAAACTTATGATTCAATTAACGCAATAAGCCCACTAATTGATTTAATAAGAATTGCTAAATTATTAATGGATAAAAGGATAGGAGGTGCAGTGAAAGAGGTATGCTCATATTATTTTAAGAGTCCTCCAGAAAAATTTGAAAGTATTTCTGCGGCAAAGCAGATGTTAGAGAAATTTTTAAATAATCTATTATAA
- the thiI gene encoding tRNA uracil 4-sulfurtransferase ThiI codes for MIIMIRPSGEIALKSPRSRKNFEHTLINNIKSSVNVKRIWKTQGLIFIELNNNDTGYIEKISKIFGIASFSPIIIEKFNNIEDIVNQAKNIFSEIVKGKVFAVRAKRIGSHNFTSLDIQREVGAALYPYSKGVNLDNPEVEVFVEVRQNFVYFYHEIYKGPKGLPVGIAGKTIVLFSGGIDSPVASWMLMKRGAIPIFLNFNLGGDIHKKIVIEELNVLKEWSGGHKLRAFIVKGIDVLLKLSQIAKGDRVVMLKRVMYKTAERLAKKTGANSITTGESLSQVSSQTMVNLFVTEYGINYPIFRPLIGFDKEEIMDLAKKIGTYQYSIKLPEYCAISTKAKTSTKLEEILSEEEKISIDYDKLLENAETFEI; via the coding sequence ATGATAATAATGATAAGACCTTCAGGGGAAATAGCACTTAAATCTCCAAGATCTAGGAAGAACTTCGAACACACCTTAATTAATAACATTAAATCTAGTGTTAATGTAAAGAGAATATGGAAGACACAAGGATTAATTTTTATAGAATTAAATAATAATGATACTGGATATATCGAAAAAATTAGTAAGATATTTGGGATAGCTTCATTTTCTCCAATAATTATTGAAAAATTTAATAATATTGAAGATATTGTAAATCAAGCTAAAAACATTTTTAGTGAAATAGTAAAGGGTAAGGTTTTCGCGGTAAGGGCTAAAAGGATCGGTTCTCATAACTTCACAAGTTTAGATATTCAAAGGGAAGTAGGTGCTGCCCTATATCCTTACTCCAAAGGAGTGAATTTAGATAACCCAGAAGTTGAGGTTTTTGTAGAGGTAAGACAGAATTTCGTATATTTCTATCATGAGATATATAAGGGACCTAAAGGACTTCCAGTTGGAATAGCAGGCAAAACTATAGTGCTATTTTCTGGTGGAATTGACTCTCCAGTAGCTAGTTGGATGTTAATGAAAAGAGGAGCTATACCAATATTCCTTAATTTTAATTTAGGAGGAGATATACATAAAAAAATAGTTATCGAAGAGTTAAACGTTCTTAAAGAATGGAGTGGAGGACATAAGTTAAGGGCTTTTATAGTTAAGGGAATTGATGTTTTACTTAAACTTTCACAAATAGCTAAAGGTGATAGAGTAGTGATGTTAAAGAGAGTAATGTATAAAACTGCTGAAAGATTAGCTAAAAAAACTGGTGCAAATTCTATTACAACTGGCGAATCTTTATCTCAAGTTTCTTCCCAGACTATGGTAAATTTATTTGTAACAGAATATGGTATTAATTACCCCATATTTAGACCTCTTATAGGCTTTGATAAGGAGGAAATTATGGATTTAGCTAAAAAAATAGGAACTTACCAATATTCAATAAAATTACCAGAATATTGTGCAATTTCAACAAAAGCTAAAACATCTACTAAGTTAGAAGAAATTCTAAGCGAAGAGGAAAAAATTAGTATAGATTATGATAAACTGCTTGAAAATGCTGAAACATTTGAGATCTAG
- a CDS encoding transporter, producing MLNTRLSLKLATILPVLGFTLSSYYLINFIFYLKYIHIPAFLSFILIGAPFIGRAITPITYPLLVSRIGISRVIYSSIGSMAIINILEYTDNDFSFLLMLRIITGILFGLSTSASIELASESKSKIIIGMTMGGWALGWIIAAFTAFLLGKYMLLIGILPLTLLISYWKSKIDSNKILHRQIKIEFSWKALLIFLLGFEPAYILQILPSLIGQSAAIYETFIAYSLSFLAYAFLPLIKNVKMSSILISIVIGISGFFAFISLKIYLFILFTIFGLGMNSILPILSRLLNVDPRKIGPSMNLAALSGFTIPIFVEIGNIKYNSALLTLTTSVLLISFILYETNKKVLNKI from the coding sequence ATGTTAAATACCAGATTGTCACTGAAGCTTGCAACAATCTTACCAGTATTAGGATTTACACTATCATCTTACTATTTAATTAATTTTATTTTTTATTTGAAATATATTCATATCCCAGCATTTCTGAGTTTTATTCTTATAGGAGCACCTTTTATAGGAAGAGCAATAACTCCAATTACGTATCCGCTTTTAGTATCAAGAATTGGAATTAGTAGAGTAATTTACTCTTCCATAGGCTCTATGGCAATTATTAATATACTAGAATATACTGATAATGACTTCAGCTTTTTGCTAATGTTAAGAATTATAACTGGTATACTTTTTGGTCTATCTACATCTGCTTCGATAGAGTTGGCTTCAGAAAGTAAGAGCAAAATAATAATAGGGATGACAATGGGAGGATGGGCATTAGGATGGATAATTGCCGCCTTCACTGCGTTTTTACTGGGAAAATATATGCTTTTAATAGGCATATTACCTTTAACTCTTCTTATATCTTACTGGAAATCCAAAATAGACAGCAACAAAATTTTACATAGACAAATTAAAATTGAATTCTCTTGGAAAGCACTACTTATCTTTTTACTTGGTTTTGAGCCAGCCTATATATTACAAATCTTACCTTCATTAATAGGTCAATCTGCTGCCATATACGAAACCTTTATAGCTTATTCGCTATCCTTTTTAGCATATGCATTTTTACCACTTATTAAAAACGTAAAAATGTCATCGATATTAATTTCCATAGTAATAGGCATATCTGGATTCTTTGCGTTTATATCACTTAAAATATATTTATTCATTTTATTTACAATATTTGGGCTAGGAATGAATTCAATACTTCCGATTTTATCTAGACTTTTAAATGTTGACCCTAGAAAGATAGGTCCTAGTATGAATTTAGCGGCATTAAGTGGATTTACGATTCCAATATTTGTTGAAATAGGAAATATAAAATATAACTCAGCACTACTAACACTTACTACATCTGTGTTACTAATATCGTTTATATTATACGAAACAAATAAGAAAGTATTAAACAAGATATAA